DNA from Marinagarivorans cellulosilyticus:
CTACCCTGCCAATACACCTAAAGCGGTAGACTTTTGTCCATTGTAATTGCGCTTTCCCGAATAGGCTTATTGTAGCGGTGTGGAGCCTATTCACAATAACCCGTTTACCGGATTTTTACGCTGCTGCCCAATAACACAGACAAACAACATTACCAATGAATATTGAACTAAGAAGAAAAATTATCGAAATTTGTAACAAGAAAATAGCGACGAAAGGCGACAATGTAGGTCTATCGTTTTATGCTTTTTTCAGCAATAAAAACAACGACCCAGAGCAACTCATGGAAGTTGCCACTTGGTGGATTAAAACCCACCGGTTAGACCACTTTGAAAAGGCCAATAAAATTATAAATATGGTACAAAGTGGTGTTTAACGCTTTATTTTTACCACTGCATTGCCGTGATTAAAACCCAGCCTACGCATTAGACCAAAAAAATACCCGCTTAAGCGGGTATTGTAAAAAGCGGTGTTTTGGCAGTATTAAAAAGTATACACCGCACCGGCTGAAAACATGTAGAGGTCGTCGATCCCTTCAAACTCAAAAGATTCGTACTCTGCACGCACTGCAAATGAACCAATCTGGAATTTAGCGCCTATGCCATAGGTGACATCAGAATCAGACTCATCAAATTTACCGTCAGAGTACTTAAATTCGCCATCGGCACTGCTATAACCTAGCTTGGCAAATAGACCAATAGGGCCAACATCAAAACCCGCTAAACCGTATACATCAAAAGTGGTTAAGTCAGCTTCAAGAGCACCATCGCCACTTTTAAACGATCCAAAATCACGGTAATCCGCCTCAACAGCCAAATCAATTAAAGGGACTAAACCTAGGTTGTAGCCCAGTATAATCTTGTACGCAGAGCTATCATCATCAATACTTGTATCAACATCGTCCGCTTTGACACTCGTTTGACCAACGCTACCACCCACATAAAAACCACTAGCTATAGCATTACCTCGTCCGGTGGCGGCACCGCCGTTACCGACAGCGGCACTATCGCCACCGCAAGCGATGTGATCAGCAGTATTGATATTAGCGGCTTAAACGACGGCACCTTAACCGTTAGCGTGGTTTTGACCGATACCGCCGGCAATGCCGCCACAGCCGTTACCGCAACAACATTACTGGATAAAACCGCGCCCGCAGGCCAAAGCGTAAGCTTTAACGATGTCACCATCAACGCGACCGAGGCCACAAGCCAAGCCTTCACCTTTGCCAGTGCCGAAGTGGGCAGTAGCTACAGCTATAGTATTACCTCCTCCGGTGGCGGCACCGCCGTGACCGGCAGCGGCACCATTGCCACCGCAAGCGATGTGATTAGCAGCCTTGATGTGAGTGGTTTGAGCGATGGCACCTTAACTATTAGCGTGGTATTGACCGATACCGCCGGCAATGCCGCAACAGCGGTAACCAACACCGCCACATTAGATGCCGCCGCACCCACAGGCCATAGCGTAAGCTTTAACGATGCCACCATTAACGCCACCGAGGCCGCAAACCAAGCCTTTACCTTTGCCAGTGCCGAAGTGGGCAGCAGCTACAGCTACTCCATTACCTCCTCGGGTGGCGGCACGGCCGTGACCGGCAGTGGCACTATCGCCACCGCAAGCGATGTGATCAGCAGCCTTGATATTAGCGGTTTGAATGACGGCACCGTCACCGTTAGCGCAGTACTTACCGATACTGCCGGCAATGCCGCAACAGCCGTGACAAATACCGCCACACTGGATCAAACCGCACCCGTTGCCGCGGAAGTGACAGCGGTAACAACACCCACGAATGACAACACCCCCAATGTCACCTTAAGCACCACCGAAGCCGGCACGCTTGCCATTGGTGGTAGCTGTGGCAGTGCTAACGAAGGCGCCATAAGTGCTGGCAATACCACCATTACCTTAACTCAAGGTGATAACAGCACCGCCTTAACCGACGCCACTTACACCGACTGCACCGCAAGCGTGACCGACAGTGCCGGTAATACCAGCAATACCCTTACGCTAACCAGTTTTACTCTCGATACCACCGCCCCTAGCGGCCAAAGCGTGAGCTTTAACGATGCCACCATCAACGCTACCGAGGCCACCAGCCAAGCCTTTACCTTTGCTAGCGCTGAAGTGGGCAGTAGCTACAGCTATTCTATTACCTCCTCCGGTGGCGGCACCGCCGTGACCGGTACGGGCACCATTGCTACCGCAAGCGATGTGATTAACAGTCTTGATGTGAGTGGTCTGAGTGATGGCACCCTAACCGTGAGCGTGGTGTTAACCGATACCGCCGGCAATGCCGCCTCAGCGGTAACCAACACCGCCACACTAGATGCCGCCGCGCCTACAGGCCACAGCGTAAGCTTTAACGATGCCACCATTAACGCCACCGAGGCCACCAGCCAAGCCTTTAGCTTTGCCAGTGCCGAAGTGGGCAGCAGCTACAGCTACTCCATTACCTCATCGGGTGGCGGCACGGCCGTTACCGGCAGTGGCACTATCGCCACCGCAAGTGATGTGATCAGCAGCCTTGATATTAGCGGTTTGAATGACGGCACCGTCACCATTAGCGCAGTACTTACCGATGCTGCCGGCAATGCCGCTACAGCCGTAACAAATACCGCCACACTGGATCAAACCGCGCCGGTTACAGCGGAAGTAACGGCCGTAACAACACCTACGAATGACAGCACCCCCAATGTCACCTTAAGCACCACCGAGGCCGGCACGCTTGCCATTGGTGGCAGCTGTGGCAGTGCTAACGAAGGCGCAATAAGTGCTGGCAATACCACCATTACCCTAACCCAAGGGGATAACAGCACCGCACTAACCGACACCACTTACACCGACTGCACCGCAAGCGTGACCGACAGCGCCGGTAATACCAGCAATACCCTTACGCTAACCAGCTTTACTATCGATACCACCGCCCCCAGCGGCCAAAGCGTGAGCTTTAACGATGCCACCATTAACGCCGCCGAGGCCCCAAGCCAGGCCTTTACCTTTGCTAGCGCCGAAGTGGGCAGTAGCTACAGCCATTCTATTACCTCCTCGGGTGGCGGCACCGCCGTGACCGGTACGGGCACCATTGCTACCGCAAGCGATGTGATTAGCAATATTGATGTGAGCGGCTTGAGTGATGGCACCTTAACCTTAAGCGTGGTACTCACAGATGTCTCTAGCAACGCTGCAACCGCCGTAACCCACACGGCAACACTCGATAAAACGGCGCCTTCAGGCCAAAGCGTAGTATTTAGCGATGCACTTATCGACGCCACCGATGCCGCAAGCACTAGCTTTACCTTTGCTGCGGCTGAAGTGGGCAGTACATACAGCTACACCATTAGCTCGAGTGCTGGCGGTACCGCCGTAACCGGTACGGGTACCATTGCCACCGCAACCGATACCATTAGCAGCCTTAACGTGAGCGGCTTAAATGACGGCACCTTAACCCTAAGCGTGGTACTTACCGATGAAGCCGGCAATGCGGCTACTGCCGTAACCCATACCACCACCAAAGATACCCGCAGCGCGCAAACCATTACCTTTGCCCAGCCCAGCGAGCAAAACTTTGGCACTACCCCAACCCTTAGCGCCACCGCTAGCTCTAACTTAACAGTAAGCTTTAGCTCGAACACCACCGCCGTGTGTACCATTACTAGCGCAGGGGCTTTAACGTTTGTTACGGTAGGCACTTGTAGCATTAGCGCCACCCAAGCCGGCGACAGCGATACTTGGCTGGCCGCTAGCGCTGTAACCCAAAGTTTTAATGTTGCCGCTGTAATGCCTGCTGCGCCCACCATTGGTACCGCGATTAAAGGCAATGCACAGGCTGTCGTTAGCTTTACCGCACCGGCCTTTACTGGCGGTGCTAGCATTACGCAATACACCGCAACGGCAAGCCCAGGTGGGCTAACCGCCACCGGCACCAGCGCACCTATTACGGTAACAGGCTTAACCAATGGCGTTGAATACACCTTTAGCGTTACTGCCAGCAATAGCGTAGGCACTGGCGACGCATCCGATGCCTCTAATGCGGTAACTCCCAGCGCCGATGCCGGTGCACCACCTATTGTGCTCTACGACTTTGAAAACAACAGCCAAGATGGCAGCGGCAATGGCAACCATGGCGCCGTAATTGGTACCACCAGCTATACCACTAATGGCCACAGCGGCAGCGCATTAACCTTTGATGGCGCAAGCTACCTTGCTATGCCCAATAGCCTGCTGCTGGATAACCAAGACTTTACCGTCGCCTTCTGGTTTAAAACCACCGGCCGCGGCGGGCTTTTGGGCTATCAAAATAACAGCGTCGCCAACATTGTTAGCGCCAATCAGCATGTGCCTATTTTATCGGTTAATGCCAACGGTAAACTGCATGCCGAATTGTGGACAAGTAACAACGGCTTAGTATTAACCTCAACCGCTAGCGTTAACGATGGCCAATGGCACTACGTGGTAATGACGGCCGACACCACCGGCAACAAACTAAGCGTTTACCTAGACCGTGAATTTGTCGGCACTGGCAATGCCACCGTGCAACACCTCGCCATGAGCTTTAACCAACTGGGCTTTAACAAAGGCGTAGGCCGCACCGAACTGCAAGACTACGATTACTTTACCGGCCAGATCGACGAATTTACCTTCTACGAAAGCGCCCTACCCACCAGCGACTTAGTCGATAACCAAGCGCCAGTGGCCAGCAATGCAAACCTCGCTGTTACCGAGGATACCGCCACCGCAGCCACCTTGGGCGTAAGCGATGCCGATAATGACACCCTCACCTACACCATTACCAGCAACCCCAGCAACGGCGTACTCAGCGGCACAGCCCCTAACTTAACCTACACGCCAGCGGACAACTTCAATGGCAGCGATAGTTTCAGCTTTAGCGCAAACGACGGCACCTTCGATTCCAACATTGCCACCGTAAGCATTACCGTAAGCGCCGTAAACGATGCCCCTGTTGCCACCGCCGATAGCGCCACAACTGGCGAAGATAGCAGCGTAATAGTCGACGTTTTAGCAAACGATAGCGATATTGATAGCAGCCTAAATGCCACCAGCGTTGCCATTGTTAGCGCGCCAAGCCAAGGCAGCACCAGTATTAACAGCACAACTGGCGCTATTACCTACACCCCAACGGCTAACAGTAACGGTAGCGATAGCTTTACCTACACCGTGAATGATGCCGAAGGCGCAACATCCAATAGTGCCACGGTGAGCATTACCATCACCGCCGCCAATGATGCTCCCGTTGCCACCGCCGATAGCACCACAACCGACGAAGATACCAGCGTATTAGTGGACGTTTTAGCGAATGACAGCGATATTGATAGCGCCCTAAATGCCGCCAGCGTTGCCATAGTCAGCGCGCCAAGCCAAGGTAATACCAGCATCAATACCACCACCGGCGCCATTACCTACACCCCAACGGCTAACAGCAATGGCAGCGATAGCTTCACCTACACAGTAAATGATGCCGAAGGCGCAACATCCAATACCGCGACGGTCAGCATTGCCATTAATGCTGTTAACGATGCACCTGTTGCCGCCAACGACAGCGCCAGCACCAATGAAGACAATGCCGTACAAGTGGCCGTATTAGCCAACGATAGCGATATTGATAACGCCATCAATGCCGCCAGCGTCACCATTGCTAGCAACCCCAGCAATGGTACAACTAGCGTTAATACCGGCACTGGCGCCATTACCTATACCCCTGCAGCTAATTTTAACGGTACCGACACCTTCACCTATACCGTGCAAGATGCGGCCGCTGGCATGTCGAATGCGGCAACGGTAACCATTACCGTCAATGCCCAAAACGATGCACCAAACGCCACAGCCGATACCGCCAGTACGCCCGAAGATAACGCCATTAGCATTGATGTTGCCGCTAACGACAGCGATATTGACAACGGCGATAGCATCGATACCAGCACTCTTATGGTGGTCACTAACGCCAGTAACGGCAGCGCGGTAGTTACTGGCGGCGAAATTGTGTACACGCCAAACCTTAACTTTAACGGCACCGACACCTTCACTTACACCATTGACGACCAAAACGGGGCTAGCTCCAATGTGGCAAGCGTTATCGTGAATGTGACTGGCGTAAACGATTTGCCCACCGCGGCTAACGATAGCGCCACCTTAGAAGAAGATGGCAGCACAGTCATTGATGTTGCCGCCAATGATTCTGACATCGACGGCACCATCGCCGCCAATACCGTAACGATTGTTACACCAGCCAGCCACGGCGCAACAACCATAGACGCCATAACCGGTGCTATAACCTACACCGCCGAGGCCAACTACTTTGGTAGCGACAGCCTAACCTACATCGTACAAGACGATGCTGGTGGTAGCTCGAATACTGCAACCGTCGACATTACCGTTACCAGCGTTAACGATGTGCCCGTAGTGGCCGACGATACTGCCGTATTAGTCGAAGATAGCGCCCATACCATTAACGTACTGGGCAACGATAGCGATATTGACGGCACCCTAGTCGCCAGCAGCGTTACGGTAGTTACTGCGCCTGCCAACGGCAGCGCCAGCGTGAATACCGCCACCGGCAGCATTGTGTACACCCCTGGTGCCAACTTTAATGGCAGCGACAGCCTGACCTACACCGTGCAAGATAACGACGGCGGCACATCGGCAACGGCAACGGTGACCATTACTGTTAACGCCGTCAACGATGCACCACTGGCCAATAATGATGCAGCCACGACGGACGAAGATGTGGCCATTGTGATTGATTTAGCCGCTAACGACAGCGATCTTGATGGCACCTTAGACTTTGCCAGCCTCGCCATTGTAAGCGCACCAAGCCAAGGCAGCGTAAGCGATAACGCCGACGGCACTATCACCTATACGCCTAACGCTAACGTAAATGGCAGCGATAGTTTCAGCTATACCTTGGCCGATAACGAAGGCGCCAACTCGAATACCGCCACCGTCACAATTACCATTAACGCCGTTAATGATGCACCCGTACTCACCGGCACCGCCAGCGCAATGGTCGACGAAGACGGCAACTATAGCTTTACACCCATGATCAGTGATAACGACACCGGCGACACCCTGACCTTTAGCGTGCAAAACCTACCCGCTTGGGCCACCTTCGACCCAGCCACTGGTGCCATCACCGGCACCCCAACTAACGATGACGTCGGCGTTGCCCGCGATATTATTGTGAGCGTAAGCGATGGCAAGACCACCACCATGCTACAAAGCTTTAGCATTACCGTGGCCAATACTAACGATGCCACCGAGCCGGCAGCCGATACCTACACGCTAGACGAAGGCGCCCTATTCCAAACCAATGCCACAACCGGTGTACTAGCCAATGACGTAGACGTGGATAGCGGCGATACCCTAACCGCAACACTGGTTGCATCGCCCGCCAACAGCAGTAACTTTACCTTGAATGCCGACGGCAGCTTTAGCTACCGCCACAACGGTGGCGAAACCCGTACCGATAGCTTTACTTACACCGTAAGCGACGGCACCGTTACCTCAAGCCCTGTAGCCGTAAACTTAACCGTGGCCGCCGTTAACGACCCACCAAGCTTTATAACCACCGCGCCTACCTCGGTGGTGCAAGGCAGTAGTATTAGCTACTCCATTGGCGTGCGCGACCCCGATAGCGTAACCGAGCTGACCCTAGTGCAAGCACCAGAATGGTTAACCCTTGATGGCAACCGCTTAGTGGGCACAGCGCCGTTTGATGTAGTTGGCGGGGTCGATGTTATTCTAAGTACAGCCGATCAAACCTTTGATGTAGAACAGCGCTTTACG
Protein-coding regions in this window:
- a CDS encoding DUF6500 family protein, yielding MNIELRRKIIEICNKKIATKGDNVGLSFYAFFSNKNNDPEQLMEVATWWIKTHRLDHFEKANKIINMVQSGV
- a CDS encoding outer membrane beta-barrel protein, whose protein sequence is MGGSVGQTSVKADDVDTSIDDDSSAYKIILGYNLGLVPLIDLAVEADYRDFGSFKSGDGALEADLTTFDVYGLAGFDVGPIGLFAKLGYSSADGEFKYSDGKFDESDSDVTYGIGAKFQIGSFAVRAEYESFEFEGIDDLYMFSAGAVYTF
- a CDS encoding tandem-95 repeat protein → MTNATTHIKTTSYSITSSGGGTAVTDSGTIATASDVISSIDISGLNDGTLTVSVVLTDTAGNAATAVTATTLLDKTAPAGQSVSFNDVTINATEATSQAFTFASAEVGSSYSYSITSSGGGTAVTGSGTIATASDVISSLDVSGLSDGTLTISVVLTDTAGNAATAVTNTATLDAAAPTGHSVSFNDATINATEAANQAFTFASAEVGSSYSYSITSSGGGTAVTGSGTIATASDVISSLDISGLNDGTVTVSAVLTDTAGNAATAVTNTATLDQTAPVAAEVTAVTTPTNDNTPNVTLSTTEAGTLAIGGSCGSANEGAISAGNTTITLTQGDNSTALTDATYTDCTASVTDSAGNTSNTLTLTSFTLDTTAPSGQSVSFNDATINATEATSQAFTFASAEVGSSYSYSITSSGGGTAVTGTGTIATASDVINSLDVSGLSDGTLTVSVVLTDTAGNAASAVTNTATLDAAAPTGHSVSFNDATINATEATSQAFSFASAEVGSSYSYSITSSGGGTAVTGSGTIATASDVISSLDISGLNDGTVTISAVLTDAAGNAATAVTNTATLDQTAPVTAEVTAVTTPTNDSTPNVTLSTTEAGTLAIGGSCGSANEGAISAGNTTITLTQGDNSTALTDTTYTDCTASVTDSAGNTSNTLTLTSFTIDTTAPSGQSVSFNDATINAAEAPSQAFTFASAEVGSSYSHSITSSGGGTAVTGTGTIATASDVISNIDVSGLSDGTLTLSVVLTDVSSNAATAVTHTATLDKTAPSGQSVVFSDALIDATDAASTSFTFAAAEVGSTYSYTISSSAGGTAVTGTGTIATATDTISSLNVSGLNDGTLTLSVVLTDEAGNAATAVTHTTTKDTRSAQTITFAQPSEQNFGTTPTLSATASSNLTVSFSSNTTAVCTITSAGALTFVTVGTCSISATQAGDSDTWLAASAVTQSFNVAAVMPAAPTIGTAIKGNAQAVVSFTAPAFTGGASITQYTATASPGGLTATGTSAPITVTGLTNGVEYTFSVTASNSVGTGDASDASNAVTPSADAGAPPIVLYDFENNSQDGSGNGNHGAVIGTTSYTTNGHSGSALTFDGASYLAMPNSLLLDNQDFTVAFWFKTTGRGGLLGYQNNSVANIVSANQHVPILSVNANGKLHAELWTSNNGLVLTSTASVNDGQWHYVVMTADTTGNKLSVYLDREFVGTGNATVQHLAMSFNQLGFNKGVGRTELQDYDYFTGQIDEFTFYESALPTSDLVDNQAPVASNANLAVTEDTATAATLGVSDADNDTLTYTITSNPSNGVLSGTAPNLTYTPADNFNGSDSFSFSANDGTFDSNIATVSITVSAVNDAPVATADSATTGEDSSVIVDVLANDSDIDSSLNATSVAIVSAPSQGSTSINSTTGAITYTPTANSNGSDSFTYTVNDAEGATSNSATVSITITAANDAPVATADSTTTDEDTSVLVDVLANDSDIDSALNAASVAIVSAPSQGNTSINTTTGAITYTPTANSNGSDSFTYTVNDAEGATSNTATVSIAINAVNDAPVAANDSASTNEDNAVQVAVLANDSDIDNAINAASVTIASNPSNGTTSVNTGTGAITYTPAANFNGTDTFTYTVQDAAAGMSNAATVTITVNAQNDAPNATADTASTPEDNAISIDVAANDSDIDNGDSIDTSTLMVVTNASNGSAVVTGGEIVYTPNLNFNGTDTFTYTIDDQNGASSNVASVIVNVTGVNDLPTAANDSATLEEDGSTVIDVAANDSDIDGTIAANTVTIVTPASHGATTIDAITGAITYTAEANYFGSDSLTYIVQDDAGGSSNTATVDITVTSVNDVPVVADDTAVLVEDSAHTINVLGNDSDIDGTLVASSVTVVTAPANGSASVNTATGSIVYTPGANFNGSDSLTYTVQDNDGGTSATATVTITVNAVNDAPLANNDAATTDEDVAIVIDLAANDSDLDGTLDFASLAIVSAPSQGSVSDNADGTITYTPNANVNGSDSFSYTLADNEGANSNTATVTITINAVNDAPVLTGTASAMVDEDGNYSFTPMISDNDTGDTLTFSVQNLPAWATFDPATGAITGTPTNDDVGVARDIIVSVSDGKTTTMLQSFSITVANTNDATEPAADTYTLDEGALFQTNATTGVLANDVDVDSGDTLTATLVASPANSSNFTLNADGSFSYRHNGGETRTDSFTYTVSDGTVTSSPVAVNLTVAAVNDPPSFITTAPTSVVQGSSISYSIGVRDPDSVTELTLVQAPEWLTLDGNRLVGTAPFDVVGGVDVILSTADQTFDVEQRFTLEVIERGTPHIVITNQWQGLPALVGEQQTLTVTLAQDHGPALAAGTLNILLEGNDFTSSISNTACSQTALSYSCPIALSAGASQQFKLTFAPGSEGNIVVSMQVHETVTDSTLAEAITDVSATDTSVSQGNVQFTLANATALASINLDDQAGKELIAGTSLGGTVKLLDYDKDAGTATVLGEINNTGHTRAIKVGDIDRDGLEDAVVVNSSGDASAVYYARGELVFEQEPATQSLPFGRAALLRDLNNDGFDDLIIGGKGFNLFIYPSQDGVFSAAPYVFNSPLEIVHFAIHNRKNGDGPFAGRMSIATRNAVVLLRFSLGANINKASQRKTGSEAQSEQTLVTEVIDSIEVEGVSTLLTADLDGDGEDELVMSTTHQNNSAEQSGITIVTASEETGLNKATTLGNASAKQVDIADFNGDGQVDLLVANDNDSYQFYIGGGTNEAWQLKDTIIFNPSTLVLPEDIDNDGLSDILIYEDDNDEVNVYLTANDGAVGTTADISITNTTTVLSNASYQWQYVATVHNGSSQSISNVVATITLPAGLTVASKPAACTMDGVTVTCTAASLAGNASEPFSLVLTARQKPAGNATARVSSDALESNASNNTTTAAFTPLFVATEVRVEGGGKSGGAIGIGYFWLLGLVLLGRLNTARRLGLKAAATLLALLSFNAAAAEKPWYIELGLGTASSHWQASNLQSTIKASAQEIKITDLDDKRGTQELLAGYRITPNFAVELGYRDWGEISYSLEGTASNPEAVLAATQSHYPTSGKGAFAGLRGSYWHGDSLEGYVKLSAWQWTGEYSTLINGFATPFEIDDTDVVVSAGMNGYFFERYSAGVIYQTAKLEGQRNVMVGVSLGVRF